Within the Hermetia illucens chromosome 6, iHerIll2.2.curated.20191125, whole genome shotgun sequence genome, the region AGTTAAGTTTGCAACAATCTCTCATaattgacaaaatcccctcaaAAAGAAAAACACCACTTTCCTGTCTCGGTAAAAGTCCGTTTTGAACATTATTCAATTTACTGtcaaatcaaaaaaaaacttcaaatttaAGGTCTAAACAGATCACATGTCATAATTCAAATATCTACCCTGTCCCTATCTAACCCTCCTAGACTTCTTCTTAGGCTCATCTTGTTGCGAGTAATCTGGCTTAGGTTTCGCCAGCTCTTCAATTCTAGGAGTTGTCGTCGCTGTCAATGCGGCCTTTTTAACCTCAAATGGATCTCCCTTATATTCCTTATATTTCCTGGGTTTAGCCAATTCATTCATACGTCCTTCGAGCGACGAAAGCGGCATGTGTTGACGTTTAACCGGCTTCGGTGCAAAATCAGGTCTAGGTTGGGATAATACTTCAATTCTAGGCATGAGCTCTTTTAGAGGTTTCTTTTGACGTGATAGCTGAATTTCCTCGTCTGATTCCGGGCTAGGACGATAGACCGGAGCAGCTAAATATTCGAGACGAATTAGATGGGAGATCATTTGATGATGGGTCATCTTTTTTCGTTTCTGTAATTCTTCCTCTTGTTTTGGAATATATTCGCAGTGCTGAGGACGGGGTAGAGTCATAGGTCGTGACAGATTAATCAGCCGAGGGGTAGGAACGTATGTTAGAGCTGATCGCGGAATAGGTTTCACTTCCAAAATAACTTCAGGACACCGACCACATGTTCTTGGTCTCGCCAATTTCGCAATATGCTTCATGTTTACCGGACCAAAACATCGAAATTTGGgacgcttccgttttttcagcTTATATCTAGGCGTTATCCGTCTTGGTTTCGCCAGTTCTTTTATCCTTTTCAAAAGTTGACTGATAGGAAACTTCATTCTTTTCACTTCCGGTAGCTGTGGATATTGTTTAGGTCTTCCACGGTCGGCAACCCACTGTCCAAAACGTTCCCAATCTGCAGAGCTCATTGGACCACGTTTTGAATATCGGGTTGGTTCAATATGTGGTTTGACATATTGGAGTTTTTTCGGTTTCGCACGAACTGCAGCCCATTCTTGGAAATGAGCCCAGAATGCCGCTCGATTAGGAGGTAGATTTGGAGAGCCAGCAGGTTCTGCTACTGGTGCTGTGGCTGGTGAAGGAGGATTTGGTGCTGCAGGTTCTGCCGGCTTTTCTTCCGTCATGTCTTCTATTTTTGACAAAGGATTTAACTCTACTTGTAGAGAATACGAGGAATTTGTGTTGAGCGAAAGCTCCTTCGAGTAGACTAAGCTTAGCTTTGTTAACTAAaaacaagaatttttggcgacaaatttaataaaaccaaattttttcAATTAGCTTTGAGTTTCGCTTGGTTGTCACGataaatttttgacaaattatttttttgaaaaatcattttgacaGGATTGTCAAGGCTTTTGGGATATTTCGCTGCATTCGAACGGGGTGGGTTGACGAGCATTTTACAATCTATATCGTAAGTAACGAGCGAATAATTTAACTGCCCCACAATTCTCAGCAAGAAGAGAAACAGAACTACTTCCTCACAATTCAGTCCTGTCTTCGTAAATTCCATCGCCCGCTCTTTGTTTCCAAACGCATACATAATTGAGTGTACTTGTTTTGGGATTGCGAGATTGCTGAAACcatatccacttgatgacggatagCACCGAGCGTCGGAAAACCATCTCCCACTTTTTTTGGTTGACAGACACCTCGTTTTGAACCAGAGCACTCAAGAACGTAGTAAAGAAGACATAAATAGTCAAGTCATTCTCTTTCTCTTTTCCCGTCATAAAATGGGTAAGAGATCATCACTATCGTCATTCATTCCAAACTAATTTTTACTTCGCCCAGCTTAAATTCGAGACAGATGAATTTGGCCCTAGCAACAGCAGCAGAAGTAAGGCCACGTCCGATGATGTTGGAAACGGTCAGCCCCTACTTTTCACAACGGTGCCTGGAAATGCCCATGCCTACCAACATCCTCCAAACATTTTTGGATTGCAATAGACACCACGCAGACACTTTTACCAATTGCGCGGTGTCTTTAAGCCGGTAGTACAAAGTGGGTTAGTTCTTTCCCTTTCTTCAACGCCCTCCCTTTCCTAGCTAGAAGCTAGACTCCTGGTGGTTGATATCTCCGAATTACCTTCAATTACTTTGCTGCTTCCACTGGGGGAAAGTAGTGTTTAAAAAAGATAAGCCCTTCCGAGAACACCCATCGCAAGCTTGCAGAAATATAGCCTAAAGGTAGACCATTCGTCCAGCCACGTTTTGGAAGACAATACCCATATCTAAACGGAAGATGATACAAGAACAAGAAATGATCCAAAGATATTCCATTCTCACCATTCTTTCTCAATGGTAAGTAAGAGGTCCAGAGAGAAGGGCCTCTGAAAAATGAGATAAGACATCTTCCGAGTATCAAATCAGATGGAGATGGATCAGATGCAGTTAATGAAAACTGGAAACAGCACCACCGAACAATGGAAAACCTCCTCTGTGAAACGTAGAAGTCCTCAGAGGATAGGGCGTAACGAAACACTAGTAACTGATGCAGGAAGGCGAGGCTGCGCATAAATCCAGCCAAGGGCAAAATACCCTAACATTCACtaacaaaggtcaaatatttaacaATCACAGTAAACCCTGAAgaacacatgttgaaaacatatctCAGAAAGCTACAAGTGCTACGATATACGCTGCAATAGGAAGGCCAATGAATATTATGGGTTggaaatctgggcagaaagaactgaactcagcacaacagtcTAATTGTTACACAAACTTtcaagactggcttgcgtgcgtatcactggggcaatgaggacagacccaacggcatccctagagaATCTTCAGGAGGTCTGCAAATAACAATGAGGCAGGGAGGTGCCGAATTAGTGATACAAGGGATACCATGATATCTAGATAAcaagtttgaaacactttggagcAACATCGCAAACTAGAAGAGCGAGGCAGTGACCTGcggcttaaactagcaactgattacctggtaaaCTGAGAGATACATCACAGCAGCTACCAAAGTCCAAGAAAAACGTACTCGAAAAGAACTATAGGGGCAGAACACCGCTGTTCAAACCGAAAACCAAGCAACTAAtaaagcacttaggtccaaccaggtgacttCCAAACTAGTATAGGAATGCCTAATGACACTAAATATGATCGACTCGCTCAGTAAGGCCTAGATACTCTGGATTTTGAGGTTATATTGggctagaaggcaatgaggcaacggACGAGCTAGCTAGAAAAAGAGCAGGGAGCCGCTACATCGACCAGAGCCCTTCTGTAGACGATAATCTCCCTCTTGATCCCAAATACCTCAAGCAAGAGAAAGTGTTGTCACAGAAGTGATACTAGAATTCAAGATTAGTCCCTGAAAATACTTAATAATGACAGAGGTGCAGTTGCCTATGATCTCCAGGATTGCACAAATAGTTGCATGCCTAGGTGACGAGCACTCTGCAGTTGGCGATCAAACTATTGACGAAACGATGAAATCGAGACGGCTTGTATGTACGGACTCTTAAACAATAAAAAGCAGCGCAGGATGTTCCCATATTCCCTgcagaaattgaaaagaaatttgcagaagGATCGAGAGTAGCAAAAGGAAGTTCCCTATAAATTCCTAAAGTTTGCTGGATTTAAGTCCATTTTTTTTGGGTCAACAGACCCGTTTTCAGGCCCAGCAGCCATTTTATCAAAACAGAAGTGACCAAGAGGGCTTACCGATTCATAACCAGGTAGAACcaactcaccagacgctgcctcatctctgctctgggagcagcgtgaccgatttGCAGACAACGTGAATTGCGAATTATATCGACGGTAAATACGCCATACTTCAGGCCAAACTTTCTAGGGAAAATACGTCCAATTTTGTTAACTCAGGACTATTAAGGATTCGCTGACCAAAGCAAGTGACCCTAGTTAATTGACTAAGTGTAGAACCTCTCAGGATGCAGAGATTAGCTCTCTCTTGCCCAACATGATGTACAATTAGGTCCACGTTCTTTCGGTGCTCAAGGTTACAATAATTAGTTCTACAGATGGCAAATCGTCCTGAGAGTTATCGGAAATCTGAAGCCGCCAGCCACTAATGAACCTTGGCAGCTTTTTTCACCTCTGCCCCAACAGACTTGCAGGCATATTAGCTTAATTTAAGTCTAGGACTAAACTTCACGTACTGACTCACTTCAGAAGGAGACTGTTGATGTGGGTATGTATTCGAAAAAACTGACATTACGGAGGTTTCTGATCCAGCAGTTCTGCTTAGTCTACTCTGATATTCTCTAGTGGAAGGAACACGTCATAAGTGCAAAAAGCTTGTTTGTTACCTCTGCGAAACTTGACATACCACCCTCTTCGGATTTTGAGCCTCCAAGCAGGGTATGAAGAAAACAGAATCATTTACGATGACTCGGATATTACCTCCTAGAAGAAACCATCGTTCCTCCGTTAAAACGAATTCTTACTCAAAAAGTTCTGACCCAGGAATCTCAGCAAAACTGCTGTTAACACAACTTCCGCAAAAAAGAACCATAATCTCTGAAATTATAGCGAGACACATGCAATAAACGGTCTCCATTCGTATGACCACTTGTGTGAAAATTAAACTTTACCGAAGGATACAATGTGACAAAATTATAACTCCCCAACATTTCCATGTTCTTGTTTTAACGACTTTCTCTGTCATATGTCACGTTCGCATAATACTTATCTAGCTGGCGCAATGCACACAAGGATACCATTTctggatatttttaaaaatgccCAGCCGTTCTGGTCTTCGTTCATAAACCAAGACACATCCATATCGTACTTTAACGGCCATAAAATTCACCATTAATGGGTCACCAAAATGAAAGAATCGAGTCATATAAATACGGACGTGATGTCAGTCGGTCGGTCGGTCTTGCTGTGCTGTTGTCCTTGCAAAGGATATGAAAAAGTGTCCGCTCTCTCTTTGTCTCTCCCTAAAACCTTATCTCAGGATTGAGCGTCTTTATCATCTCCATCATAAGATTTTCACGACTAATTAAAACTTTCTTTTCGAAATAAATAAGGAAAAAGTCAAGTGTGAAGAGGGAAAAAGGATCAAAGAGGATGGTGAGGCAAGAACTGTAGAACGATAGAGAAACAGGACGAACGAAAATTAATGCCAAATGACGAAACGACGAGATATTATCAAGCGTCGCCACATGGTTTTTATATAGCGTGAAAAGCTCATTATAGACGCGCAATATGGACAAGGATTGCTGAAGGAATTAGTGGCGGAATTTGAAGAGATAGTAGAGAAGTTTAATGAATCCTTGCTGTTTTCGTTGCAAAGGATAAGAGGATTTTAAGTCAAAGCAATAGTTTTAGAGTTGTTGGGATGTTTTTGTGGTTTAGATGGAGGATGGAGCGCCGAGAGGAAGGAGGATGACGGAGAGGGAGGAGGATGAAGTCGTTGATATGGTAGTCAAATATTATGGCTAGTCATATGATGACCAGAGATATAATGAATTCTTTGCCTTGGTATGGGGATCCCATATTTCACACCAAATTCATGAGAATCGCTATTAGTCGTCCATGGCTGCACGAACTAAAGGGCATCCGAGCTTCAGGACTGGTTATAGTAGACCCTTTATGCCTTCTTTTTGAATGAGATCCTTAACAAAACTTAATCAGATGCAATTGTTTTAGCCCGGAATTCATTGACGCACCCGCTAAAACCCCTGCCTCGTTAGATGCAACCTTttgttttttataaagaaagaCGTCCCTGTAGCTAGAAAAAGGACAATGCGGGTTGAAAGGGTCCTGGAAGTCTCCGACATTTTTAATCTAACCAGGATCGTCTTAAATCGAGTGCATGAAAGGTCAGGGTTTTCCGAATctctaaacaaaatttttttgaaagtatCATAACAGTTTCAGTTACTTCATAACAGTGATAATCCATATCCTTTCTCGAAAACAACTACTTTGTATTTCTAGGAGTTCACTGCATCATCCTTGCAGCAAAACACTTTACTCCATCAGTCATGAAGCGCATCAAGTAGAAATGCTAGAACTAACGACATTAATCATATCCTTGAGTATATCCTTGCATGTCCCTAATGGATGCCTTTAATTTATTCCAAACAGTCAAAGTGAGATTCCTTAATAATCCCCCAAGAATCCCTCAAGCTCATCCTTTCTCATTTTAATTCAAGTCTTAAGTCCTGCAAACATCTCATCACTCGTCTGCCCCCCTTGCAAGCTGATAGGACGAACCAGGACCAGTTATTATTGATGATGACATGATAAGACACTCATACTAACAGATTTCGATGTGGACAAACACCACTAAGGAATTCATTAATACTCGCAAGTAACAACAGCCCAAGCTTCACCAGCAACTTAAGGAAAAGGGAATATTgctgttgttgccatttactgATGATGGAATCATCAAGAAGGACTATCATATTTCTTCACTACACCATGAAGGACATTGCCTTTTTCATAGTGGCGTGTAGCGTGACGAGTGAGTGAAACAAGCAGGGAAACAGAGAAAAAAATGAACCAAACATTGTAAGGGTAGAAATTAATTAGATTATTCCTAGAAGGATTTCGAAATTACTTTACGTCTTGTTTCAACTTGGATGGATCATCATGGTCGTCATCAACGTCGTTGTAGTTGTCCTCGTCATCGTCAGCTTGAATTGCTGGGAGTATGGTATCAGGAAAATCTTGAGCAAAAGTGAAGGATATCAATTAGAACTTTGTCCGTTTATGCCAAGTgtgtgacagacggaaaaatatATCTGAAAGATGTAGGAAGGATCACTTGGAGATAGAAAAATATTCTGGAGTTGACCTGCAAGGATTAACGGACTTTCGTCCGAACTGTAGGCTATTCTCCTTGAGGATTTAGGAGTGTATATTAAAGGGAATTGCTGAAAGCATGGAGGGCTTAAAGCGAGCTTACGTTGAGAATTTAGAAGAGGCTACACTTGGGTTGGCTGACCTTACACTTTGGCACACCGCGGTTGGCATGAATAtttcgtttttaaaaaaatgattgTTTATCTTTAAAGAATTTTCGTCCTTTAAAGGCTCTTCTGGGAACTAGAACTCCTTTTCTCTACGAATATTTGAGGATAAGGCCAAGCCTGCATCAGCAGCTGAACAAAACAAGTAGCAGGCCATGGAAACTGTCTTGTGAAAAAGAGCCTTCAgtatcttttaaaattttggttCTTGTGCCTGCGATTTTTTCCCGGAATATTCGTAGAAGTAAACATAGATAAGGCAGATGAACTGCTTggtatttttctagttctaaCTTGCCAGTCACTAGCGTCAAAATAGGCATAGCAATGAAACAGAGGAAAGATGTGCCAGATGTCGTGACCGAAAATCACCGAAGAAACGATAGTTTGCTCTCCTTCTTCTCAAGAGCTTATAATGAAATTTATCCCGATTCTGAGCAATGAAATAAAAGGTCGGCAAGCCACCAGAGGGTCTTATATTGGATCataggggaaggaaaaaggatctAAGGAACAGCCGGAATTTGCTGTCCCAACAATATCACAGTCGACCTAAGCGACAGTAAATCGCAAGGCCATCGACCTCCGGCCAAGTAGAAGAGTACGAGATAAAGACGGGGAACCTTTAAGGAATCAACAGGCGCCTGAAAGGAAAAAGGCGTTCTGACCAGCCTAACAAACGTAACCAAAAGTCCAGACGGGGGAAAACATGTACCCCAAGTGGCTCGGCTAAAGTCGTGAATAAAGTCGTAAataaaaagaggaagaagaaaccaaagatgcgagTTCACCCAGAGGCAATAGTAAGCTCTATCAAAGGAGATCAATCTTACGCGGAGATGCtagaaaaggtcaaagctgactccGACCTAAGAGAACTAAGCGGAAATGTTAGCGAAATTCGAAGAGCTCAGAAAAGGTATCTCATGCTTTAGCTGGAAAAAACCAGCCCAAGAAAgcctaaccaagttataaactcactatGTCGCGGTACGCTCCCAAAAACACGAGATCTATATAcactgcaaggatctcgatgaggtgacATCCTGGGAAGAAATGTGCACTGCCTTGAGACAACCATTCAATGTGGAGGAATTCAGAGAAGCCTATGGCGGTCCTCAAACGGCCACTATGCGACTGCCAGTACATATAGCGCAGAAGTTGTGGGGCGTAATAGAAGTTGGAATTGGTAGTGGTGTATGAGTTAAAATTTCAACTTGTGGAGCGGCAATATAGGCGGGGGGTAGCCAGGCCACGCAACATACCATGAGACAGGACACCAGTGCTTTttttgtgggcaaaaataaacgtTGCTTTCGTTGACAACTGCTACCCCCTACCTAGCTTCACAttatctgaatttgaagactCCTTAGACAATCTTGTTCTCGGCGCAAtcggacgaagtccaaaggtgatagccggtgactttaatgcgtggaccATCGAGTGGGGCAGAAAAGAGACCCCGCCAGGGAGTGTAGCTTATTAAAAACTTATCCCGATTAGATATCGTTAtagccaacgaaggtgatgtaaggACCTATTAAAAAGAAAGGTCTGGGTTCAAGTGTAAACCTGACTTTTGTGAGCCATGCTCTGGCGCTTaatatgtcctggcaagttaacgAGATCTTCaggtacagcgaccaccagacgATCAATTTTCAACTATGTAATGGGCCACGGGATACCCGCATGTAGTTTtgttgggtaaaaattccacactctgTCCCGCCCAGGCTAGagtcttttgaatatttccacctccttaaaaaaatacatTCTTTGAGGTCATAGCTTGATATTCCTTACTATATTATTCCGGAAGGAGGAAGCGGTGCAACCGACTGGTTTGAAGAAATTGTGGCCATGATTACAAAACAATGTCATGGTTTGGACCACATCCTTTCGAGAGAATACTATAGAGCAGTGTTATAGATTGGTTTGGAGAAGATAGGTCCATCCTAAAAAAG harbors:
- the LOC119660442 gene encoding uncharacterized protein LOC119660442, which encodes MTEEKPAEPAAPNPPSPATAPVAEPAGSPNLPPNRAAFWAHFQEWAAVRAKPKKLQYVKPHIEPTRYSKRGPMSSADWERFGQWVADRGRPKQYPQLPEVKRMKFPISQLLKRIKELAKPRRITPRYKLKKRKRPKFRCFGPVNMKHIAKLARPRTCGRCPEVILEVKPIPRSALTYVPTPRLINLSRPMTLPRPQHCEYIPKQEEELQKRKKMTHHQMISHLIRLEYLAAPVYRPSPESDEEIQLSRQKKPLKELMPRIEVLSQPRPDFAPKPVKRQHMPLSSLEGRMNELAKPRKYKEYKGDPFEVKKAALTATTTPRIEELAKPKPDYSQQDEPKKKSRRVR